In Trichocoleus desertorum NBK24, the following are encoded in one genomic region:
- a CDS encoding nitrate ABC transporter ATP-binding protein (This model describes the ATP binding subunits of ATP-binding cassette (ABC) transporters for nitrate transport, or for bicarbonate transport, in bacteria and archaea.) — translation MSTFVAVDQIDKVFHLSDGGEYIALKGIDLQIQKGEFVSLIGHSGCGKSTLLNMVAGLDLPTEGIVTLEGKKIARPGPDRMVVFQNYSLLPWRTVRENIALAVNAVMKDLPVSERRSIIEQHIDMVGLRPHADKPPAMLSGGQKQRVAIARALAIRPKLLLLDEPFGALDALTRGNLQEQLMKICEENQVTAIMVTHDVDEAVLLSDRIVMLTNGPESKIGQILEVDIPRPRKRLEVVEHPSYYSLRSEIIYFLNQQKRIKKLRARKITAIARHGLEKVNLEIGFVPLTACAPLAIAKEKGFFAKHGLDEVTLVRETSWRGIVDGVAGGYLDAAQMPSGMPMWLTLGGHENRSLPTVTSLTMTRNGNAITLAKRFYEAGVYTLSDFRQYLHRTSQQRHTMGIVHPSSMHNLLLRYWLAAGGIDPDQDVSLTTIPPAQMVADLQAGTIDGYCVGEPWNMRATEEGAGFVIATDLEIWLGHPGKVLGVREDWAAAYPNTHIALVKALLEAGQYCADPANAEEVREILSRREYLSTDMAYIQIEEHDPTICDLDHPMQEYAHHQFYGEGVINRPSRTEQLWIMTQLARWGDTPFPRNWVEILERVCRVGVFSTAARELGLEVNYNRTPIQLFDQVPFNADDPIAYLNHLKIKRAFSVADVAVQPSTRTAA, via the coding sequence ATGTCTACCTTTGTTGCCGTTGATCAAATTGATAAAGTCTTTCACCTGTCTGATGGTGGTGAATACATTGCCCTGAAAGGCATTGACTTGCAGATCCAAAAAGGAGAATTTGTCTCCCTGATTGGTCACTCTGGTTGTGGCAAATCTACACTCCTAAACATGGTGGCAGGGCTAGATCTGCCGACAGAAGGCATCGTGACACTAGAAGGGAAAAAGATTGCCCGACCTGGCCCCGATCGCATGGTGGTGTTTCAGAACTACTCGCTATTGCCCTGGCGAACTGTGCGCGAAAACATTGCTCTGGCCGTGAATGCGGTGATGAAAGATTTACCCGTAAGTGAGCGCCGTTCCATTATCGAACAGCACATTGACATGGTGGGATTGCGACCCCACGCCGATAAGCCGCCCGCGATGTTATCCGGAGGCCAAAAACAGCGTGTCGCGATCGCCCGTGCCCTAGCAATTCGACCCAAACTGCTGTTACTAGATGAGCCTTTCGGAGCCTTAGATGCCCTGACGCGGGGTAACTTGCAAGAACAACTGATGAAAATCTGTGAGGAGAACCAAGTCACCGCGATTATGGTGACGCACGATGTGGATGAAGCGGTGCTGCTCTCCGACCGTATTGTCATGCTCACCAACGGGCCAGAATCCAAAATTGGGCAGATTTTAGAAGTAGATATTCCTCGGCCCCGCAAGCGCTTGGAAGTGGTAGAGCACCCAAGCTACTACAGCTTACGCAGTGAAATTATTTACTTCTTAAACCAACAAAAGCGAATTAAAAAGCTCCGGGCGCGAAAAATCACTGCGATCGCCCGTCATGGTCTAGAAAAAGTCAATTTGGAGATTGGTTTTGTACCGCTGACTGCTTGTGCACCTTTGGCGATCGCTAAAGAAAAAGGCTTTTTTGCCAAGCATGGGTTAGATGAAGTCACCCTGGTGCGGGAAACCAGTTGGCGAGGTATTGTCGATGGCGTTGCTGGCGGATACCTAGATGCGGCGCAGATGCCATCAGGAATGCCGATGTGGTTAACGCTGGGAGGGCATGAGAATCGATCGCTTCCCACAGTGACTTCCCTCACCATGACCCGCAATGGCAATGCCATCACCCTAGCCAAGCGCTTTTATGAGGCAGGTGTATACACCCTCTCCGACTTCCGTCAATATCTCCATCGCACCTCGCAGCAGCGACACACAATGGGGATTGTCCATCCCTCTTCCATGCACAACCTGTTGTTGCGGTACTGGTTAGCTGCTGGAGGCATTGACCCAGATCAAGATGTCTCCCTCACCACAATTCCCCCCGCGCAAATGGTGGCAGACCTCCAGGCAGGGACGATTGATGGCTATTGTGTGGGCGAACCTTGGAATATGCGTGCGACCGAAGAAGGCGCAGGCTTCGTCATTGCTACTGACCTGGAAATTTGGCTAGGGCATCCAGGTAAAGTGCTGGGGGTACGGGAAGACTGGGCAGCCGCTTACCCCAATACCCACATTGCATTGGTCAAAGCCTTGCTCGAAGCAGGTCAATATTGTGCTGACCCCGCCAACGCCGAGGAAGTCCGTGAAATCCTGTCTCGCCGCGAGTATCTCAGCACGGATATGGCTTATATCCAGATTGAGGAGCATGACCCCACTATCTGTGATCTGGATCACCCCATGCAAGAATATGCCCACCATCAGTTTTATGGGGAAGGGGTGATTAACCGTCCCAGTCGCACCGAACAGTTGTGGATTATGACGCAGTTGGCCCGCTGGGGAGACACCCCGTTTCCACGTAATTGGGTGGAAATTTTGGAGCGAGTCTGCCGAGTTGGAGTCTTCAGCACAGCAGCTCGCGAACTAGGTCTGGAAGTGAACTACAACCGCACCCCGATTCAACTGTTTGATCAGGTGCCCTTTAACGCCGATGACCCGATCGCCTATCTCAACCACTTGAAGATCAAACGCGCTTTCAGCGTTGCCGATGTCGCTGTGCAGCCCTCCACACGTACAGCTGCTTAG
- a CDS encoding DUF6671 family protein has translation MSETSLFGNRVAIVANMHHKEQVIAPILESEFGLKVFVPPNLDTDCFGTFTREKLRPGNQLETARLKALHALSLTGETLAIASEGAFGPHPQIPWVSCDRELVLLLDQQQGIEIIGETLSTETNYASQTIASYAEAQAFAAKVGFPAHGLIVMSDREAKNSPAVFKGIRTAVGLYEAVTQALAQSATGRIHIETDMRAMYNPTRMQAIAAATKDLVRNIRQVCPQCGCPGFAIVETSPGLPCGLCHLPTRLTRSVRYECQKCCYCQEVLFPKGLTTADPAQCLYCNP, from the coding sequence ATGTCAGAGACTTCTTTGTTTGGAAATCGGGTTGCTATCGTAGCAAACATGCATCACAAAGAACAGGTGATCGCCCCCATTCTAGAGTCAGAATTTGGCCTCAAAGTTTTTGTTCCTCCGAACTTAGATACCGATTGCTTCGGTACGTTTACCAGAGAGAAACTTCGTCCTGGAAACCAACTGGAAACTGCTCGATTAAAAGCACTACACGCTTTATCACTGACGGGAGAAACGCTGGCGATCGCGAGTGAAGGAGCCTTTGGGCCGCACCCCCAAATTCCCTGGGTATCCTGCGATCGCGAACTTGTTTTGTTGCTCGATCAACAGCAAGGAATTGAAATTATTGGAGAAACACTCTCCACAGAAACGAATTATGCTTCACAAACCATTGCCAGCTACGCAGAAGCTCAAGCCTTCGCCGCCAAGGTAGGATTTCCGGCTCATGGATTAATTGTCATGAGCGATCGTGAGGCCAAAAACTCGCCAGCAGTTTTTAAGGGAATTCGGACAGCGGTGGGGCTTTATGAGGCAGTGACGCAAGCTTTGGCCCAGTCAGCCACAGGCCGTATCCACATTGAAACCGATATGCGGGCTATGTATAACCCCACTCGGATGCAGGCGATCGCTGCCGCTACCAAGGATTTGGTGAGAAACATTCGTCAGGTCTGCCCTCAATGTGGTTGTCCTGGGTTCGCCATCGTCGAAACCAGCCCTGGATTACCCTGCGGCCTCTGTCATTTGCCCACTCGGTTGACTCGCAGCGTTAGATATGAATGTCAAAAATGCTGTTATTGTCAAGAAGTTCTCTTTCCTAAGGGTCTGACAACTGCCGACCCCGCTCAATGTTTGTACTGCAATCCCTGA
- a CDS encoding CmpA/NrtA family ABC transporter substrate-binding protein — protein sequence MSPFDRSVSRRKFLITAGASAVGSVFLHGCLGNPPDSLTRSQAVQPVSAANLSPEQRPETTTIKLGYIPIVESAPLIIAKEKGFFARHGMSDVVLDKQSSWGTMRDNTETGFEGGGVHGGQYQMPMPHLISEGIITKGNRKIPMYNLLQLNTHGNGIAIANKYRDLGFDLNATQAKGLISREKSAGSQFAAAHTFPHVNQDFWIRYWFAAGGIDPDNDISLLPVPSAQTVANMKTGTMGAFSTGDPWPYRIVADKIGFMAALTAEIWKEHPEEYLAIRADWVDKHPKATKAILKAVMEAQQWCDDFNNRQELSEILAGRQYFNVPVNVLLDPYMGKIDMGTGRVIDDRSMAPLYWKGEKGSVSYPFKSHELWFLTESVRWNFLPPDTLARAKTIIDAVNREDLWREAAKELGVAAADIPQGTSRGVETFFDGIKFDPENPQAYLDSLQIKRV from the coding sequence ATGAGCCCGTTTGATCGTTCAGTTTCGCGTCGCAAGTTTTTGATCACTGCTGGAGCCTCTGCGGTGGGTTCTGTATTTCTTCACGGCTGTTTAGGAAATCCTCCCGATTCACTTACTAGGTCTCAAGCGGTACAACCTGTCTCAGCCGCTAACTTGAGCCCAGAGCAAAGGCCAGAAACTACCACGATTAAGCTGGGCTACATCCCTATTGTCGAGTCCGCCCCGCTGATCATTGCCAAAGAAAAAGGCTTTTTTGCTAGGCATGGCATGAGTGATGTGGTGCTCGATAAGCAGTCTTCTTGGGGCACCATGCGAGACAACACAGAAACGGGCTTCGAAGGCGGGGGGGTGCATGGAGGGCAATATCAGATGCCAATGCCTCACCTGATTTCGGAAGGAATCATCACAAAGGGTAACAGAAAAATCCCGATGTACAACCTATTGCAACTCAATACGCATGGCAATGGGATTGCGATCGCGAATAAGTATCGAGATTTGGGGTTTGACTTAAATGCCACTCAGGCAAAGGGGTTAATCAGCAGGGAGAAGTCCGCAGGTTCTCAATTTGCAGCAGCACATACCTTTCCCCATGTAAACCAAGACTTCTGGATTCGCTACTGGTTCGCCGCAGGTGGAATTGATCCAGATAATGACATCAGTCTGCTACCTGTTCCCTCAGCCCAAACCGTCGCGAATATGAAGACAGGTACGATGGGAGCCTTTAGTACTGGAGATCCTTGGCCTTACCGGATTGTGGCTGACAAAATTGGCTTCATGGCAGCTTTAACCGCAGAAATCTGGAAAGAACACCCGGAGGAATATCTGGCGATTCGGGCGGATTGGGTAGATAAACATCCCAAGGCTACCAAAGCGATTCTTAAAGCCGTCATGGAAGCCCAACAGTGGTGTGACGACTTCAACAATCGCCAAGAACTGTCTGAAATCTTAGCGGGTCGGCAATATTTCAACGTGCCCGTCAATGTCCTTCTCGATCCTTACATGGGCAAAATCGACATGGGCACAGGCCGCGTGATTGACGATCGCTCAATGGCTCCTCTGTACTGGAAAGGTGAAAAAGGCAGTGTTTCCTATCCTTTCAAGAGTCATGAACTGTGGTTCCTCACCGAGAGCGTGCGCTGGAACTTCTTACCTCCCGATACATTAGCAAGAGCTAAAACCATCATTGATGCAGTCAACCGAGAAGACTTGTGGCGAGAGGCTGCTAAGGAATTAGGAGTTGCTGCTGCGGATATCCCTCAAGGTACTTCCCGTGGTGTGGAAACCTTCTTTGACGGCATCAAATTCGACCCAGAAAATCCCCAAGCCTATCTCGACAGCCTCCAGATTAAACGTGTGTAA
- a CDS encoding 2'-5' RNA ligase family protein, translated as MNQQKRRFFIALVPPQPIQDYANEIKQHFAEHYASQAAQKSPPHITLQAPFEWSMDEIDTLKRSLREFAIAQTSIPISLSGFSAFVPRVIYINVSITPALLDLHQALLAHMEAALGVVDAKAKQRPFAPHMTVAFRDLTKQNFRAAWPEFQDRPVELEFVASHLTLLLHDGHRWHSYEDFPLAYSSTSTHLPMD; from the coding sequence TTGAACCAGCAAAAACGTCGTTTCTTTATTGCATTAGTTCCACCGCAGCCGATCCAGGACTATGCGAATGAGATTAAGCAGCACTTCGCCGAGCACTACGCCAGTCAAGCGGCTCAAAAATCTCCCCCTCATATCACGTTACAGGCTCCATTTGAATGGTCAATGGATGAAATTGACACGCTGAAGCGGAGTTTAAGGGAGTTTGCGATCGCTCAAACCTCTATCCCAATCTCATTATCCGGGTTTAGTGCCTTTGTGCCACGGGTGATTTACATCAATGTTTCAATCACCCCTGCCTTGCTCGATCTGCACCAAGCCCTTTTAGCTCACATGGAAGCAGCACTCGGAGTAGTTGATGCAAAAGCAAAACAGCGCCCCTTTGCTCCCCATATGACGGTAGCGTTCCGGGACTTAACCAAGCAAAACTTCCGCGCCGCTTGGCCAGAGTTTCAAGATCGACCTGTGGAGTTGGAATTCGTCGCCTCGCACTTGACTTTACTGCTCCATGATGGACATCGCTGGCACAGCTACGAAGACTTTCCCTTAGCCTATTCATCGACTTCTACCCATCTGCCAATGGATTAA
- a CDS encoding YciI family protein codes for MPWFVKIEKGLLDKPTFDKYVPAHKAYVQSLIEKGHEAKTGYWAQRGGGMLIFKAESMDEATAIVAQDPLVQNGCVDYQLYEWRVVVE; via the coding sequence ATGCCCTGGTTCGTGAAAATTGAAAAAGGTTTGCTTGATAAACCAACCTTTGACAAATATGTTCCAGCCCACAAAGCTTATGTTCAATCTCTGATCGAGAAAGGACATGAAGCCAAAACGGGTTACTGGGCACAACGAGGCGGAGGGATGCTGATCTTTAAGGCGGAGTCAATGGATGAAGCAACTGCGATCGTGGCCCAAGACCCACTGGTACAAAATGGCTGTGTTGATTATCAGCTTTACGAGTGGCGAGTTGTAGTGGAGTAA
- the ntrB gene encoding nitrate ABC transporter permease — translation MTISLKSRRRSFDLLGSVGSLFKAIKSPAIAIAIFLVIWQLFSWLPGATLPGPIQVVQETWILIMYPFYDRGGTDVGLFWQLLASLKRVAVGFTASAIVGIALGILIGVNTGIYKSLDPLFQLLRTIPPLAWLPLSLAALQKNEPAAIFVIFITSIWPILINTSVGVRQIPQDYNNVARVLQLSKQEYFTSILIPSALPYIFTGLRIGIGLSWLAIIAAEMLVGGVGIGFFIWDSWNANKISEIILALVYIGVVGLLLDKAMAYIETLILPAEQK, via the coding sequence ATGACTATCAGTCTTAAAAGCCGCCGTCGTAGCTTTGATTTACTTGGTTCTGTTGGTAGCCTATTCAAGGCGATTAAGTCACCTGCGATCGCGATCGCCATCTTTTTAGTGATTTGGCAACTATTTAGCTGGCTACCTGGAGCTACACTTCCTGGCCCAATTCAGGTGGTGCAAGAGACTTGGATTTTAATCATGTATCCTTTTTACGATCGCGGTGGCACCGATGTCGGCTTGTTCTGGCAGTTGCTGGCTAGCTTGAAACGGGTTGCTGTGGGCTTTACAGCTTCTGCTATTGTCGGTATCGCACTCGGTATCCTGATTGGAGTTAATACCGGGATCTACAAATCTCTTGACCCCCTCTTTCAGTTGTTACGCACCATTCCTCCCCTAGCTTGGTTGCCTCTCTCGCTTGCAGCCTTGCAGAAAAACGAACCTGCGGCTATTTTCGTTATCTTTATTACTTCTATTTGGCCGATTTTGATCAATACATCGGTAGGCGTTCGGCAAATCCCCCAAGACTACAACAACGTGGCTAGAGTGTTGCAACTCTCGAAACAGGAGTATTTCACCAGCATCCTGATTCCCTCTGCCTTACCCTACATTTTTACAGGCTTAAGAATTGGGATTGGTTTGTCCTGGTTGGCGATTATTGCGGCAGAAATGTTGGTCGGCGGTGTGGGGATTGGCTTCTTCATCTGGGATTCCTGGAACGCCAATAAGATCAGCGAGATTATCCTGGCCTTGGTTTACATCGGTGTGGTTGGTCTCTTGTTGGACAAAGCAATGGCCTATATCGAGACGTTGATTCTGCCTGCTGAGCAAAAGTAG
- a CDS encoding NAD(P)H-quinone oxidoreductase subunit F gives MSQLLLQSVWLIPCYALVGTILAIPWSPGLLDRVGPRPAGYLNLLMTSLAFVHSLLALQAIAQQAPQQILFPWLQAAGLQVNLTFMVSPVTLGAIAVVTGLNLLTQLYSIGYLEMDWGWARFFALMGFFEAGVCSLALCNSLFFSYVFLELLTLATYLLVGFWFAQPLVVTGARDAFWTKRVGDLILFMGVLALFPLAGTWNFTELETWAATAQLSPSAATLLGLALIAGPLGKCAQFPFQLWLDEAMEAPIPASILRNSVVVGAGAYVLIKLQPVLALSPVALTALVVFGTATALGASLIAIAQIDIKRALSYSVSAYMGMVFIAVGTQHPEAARLLLLTQCCAFALLFMSAGAVIWSNITQDVTQLGGLWSRRPISGLALLVGAGGLIALPPFGGFWGLLQLADALWTTKPWLVGVLLLVNGLTAFSLMRVFGLVFGGKPTQMTERSPEVHWPMALPMSVLTVFTLLLPLVLQHFDLLPNWAELNRQLAPLLVWSTVLGVSLGGAIYLGNAWPKPVKLFWQPLQEFLAHDFYIQRLYQLTIVNLVNSSARLTAWFDRHVVDGAVNAVGFVTLFSGQALRYTASGQSQLYVLLVISSLIAIGFLVSWSF, from the coding sequence ATGAGCCAGCTTCTCTTGCAGAGCGTCTGGTTGATTCCTTGCTATGCCTTAGTGGGCACGATACTGGCAATTCCTTGGTCACCAGGATTGTTAGACCGCGTTGGCCCACGACCCGCAGGCTACCTCAACCTATTAATGACCAGTTTGGCGTTTGTCCATAGCCTTTTGGCCCTTCAGGCTATTGCGCAACAAGCACCCCAACAAATCCTTTTCCCTTGGCTCCAGGCAGCGGGCTTACAAGTAAATCTCACTTTCATGGTGTCTCCTGTAACCCTGGGCGCGATCGCGGTGGTTACTGGGCTGAATTTACTCACCCAACTCTATTCGATCGGCTATCTGGAGATGGATTGGGGCTGGGCTCGCTTTTTTGCCCTGATGGGCTTCTTTGAAGCGGGGGTATGCAGTCTAGCTCTTTGTAACTCTCTGTTTTTTAGTTATGTGTTTCTAGAATTGCTGACGCTAGCGACTTATCTTTTAGTCGGATTTTGGTTTGCGCAGCCATTAGTAGTGACTGGGGCTAGGGATGCCTTTTGGACGAAGCGTGTAGGCGATTTGATCCTTTTTATGGGTGTGCTTGCACTTTTCCCTTTAGCAGGTACCTGGAATTTTACAGAGCTAGAGACATGGGCTGCTACAGCTCAGCTGTCTCCATCCGCAGCTACGCTTCTAGGCTTAGCTTTAATTGCAGGGCCACTGGGTAAATGCGCCCAGTTTCCCTTCCAACTCTGGCTCGACGAAGCGATGGAAGCTCCTATTCCTGCTTCGATCTTGCGGAACTCAGTGGTCGTTGGGGCAGGGGCTTATGTACTGATTAAACTGCAACCAGTTTTAGCGCTCTCTCCGGTAGCTTTGACTGCTTTGGTAGTCTTTGGAACTGCGACTGCTTTGGGAGCTTCCCTGATTGCGATCGCCCAAATCGATATCAAGCGCGCCTTGTCCTACTCGGTCAGTGCTTACATGGGCATGGTGTTTATTGCAGTTGGTACCCAACACCCTGAGGCAGCTCGGTTGTTGCTGTTAACTCAGTGTTGTGCTTTCGCCCTGCTGTTTATGAGTGCTGGGGCCGTGATTTGGAGTAATATCACCCAAGACGTGACCCAGTTAGGCGGTTTGTGGTCTCGACGACCCATTTCTGGTTTAGCCCTGCTGGTGGGGGCTGGTGGGCTAATTGCCCTGCCTCCCTTCGGCGGTTTTTGGGGACTATTACAGCTAGCCGATGCGTTATGGACAACCAAACCTTGGTTAGTCGGAGTCTTGTTATTGGTGAATGGATTGACCGCTTTTAGTTTGATGCGCGTGTTTGGTTTAGTCTTTGGTGGCAAACCGACTCAAATGACGGAGCGATCGCCCGAAGTGCATTGGCCAATGGCTTTACCCATGTCTGTGTTGACTGTGTTCACGCTGTTGTTGCCCCTGGTGTTACAGCACTTCGATCTATTACCGAACTGGGCAGAATTGAACAGGCAACTGGCTCCATTGCTTGTCTGGTCCACCGTCTTAGGTGTCAGTTTGGGTGGCGCAATTTATTTGGGCAATGCTTGGCCCAAACCAGTCAAGCTGTTCTGGCAACCCCTACAAGAGTTTTTGGCCCACGACTTTTACATTCAGCGGCTCTATCAACTCACAATTGTGAACTTGGTAAATTCCAGCGCTCGGTTGACTGCTTGGTTCGATCGCCATGTTGTGGATGGTGCGGTGAATGCAGTAGGCTTTGTGACCTTGTTTAGTGGTCAAGCGTTGCGGTATACCGCGTCTGGTCAGTCGCAGTTATACGTTCTGTTGGTCATTTCCAGTTTGATTGCGATCGGATTTTTAGTTAGTTGGTCGTTCTAG
- a CDS encoding nitrate ABC transporter ATP-binding protein (This model describes the ATP binding subunits of ATP-binding cassette (ABC) transporters for nitrate transport, or for bicarbonate transport, in bacteria and archaea.) — translation MNNRPLAYTNSETSSTRQRSAIATSPEPFLSIQDVSKVYPTANGPYPVLQGVNLTVQQGEFICVIGHSGCGKSTLLNMVSGFATPTRGEVRLRSQPITQPGPDRMVVFQNYALLPWKTALENVYIAIDAVHKQKSKAEKLAIARDHLALVGLTEAADKKPTQLSGGMKQRVAIARALAVRPEVLILDEPFGALDAITKEELQEELLKIWNDHRCTVLMITHDIDEALFLADRLVMMTNGPAANIGEIMTIPFPRPRDRARIMEDPHYYKLRNQALDFLYHRFAHDDVG, via the coding sequence ATGAATAATCGTCCCCTTGCTTACACCAATTCCGAGACCAGCAGCACCAGACAACGCAGCGCGATCGCGACCTCTCCAGAACCGTTTCTTAGCATTCAAGATGTCTCCAAGGTCTACCCTACTGCTAATGGGCCTTATCCCGTTTTACAAGGCGTGAACTTGACGGTGCAGCAGGGAGAGTTTATTTGTGTGATTGGTCACTCTGGCTGTGGCAAGTCTACCCTGCTCAACATGGTGTCTGGTTTCGCTACCCCCACCCGTGGCGAGGTACGGCTGCGATCGCAACCCATCACCCAACCTGGCCCCGATCGCATGGTCGTGTTTCAGAATTATGCGCTGTTGCCCTGGAAAACCGCCCTGGAAAACGTCTATATTGCCATTGACGCGGTACATAAGCAAAAGTCTAAAGCTGAGAAACTGGCGATCGCCCGTGACCACCTCGCCTTAGTGGGGTTGACAGAGGCGGCTGACAAAAAGCCCACCCAACTGTCTGGCGGGATGAAACAACGGGTGGCGATCGCCCGTGCTCTAGCGGTTCGGCCAGAGGTGTTGATTTTGGATGAACCCTTTGGCGCGTTGGACGCCATCACCAAGGAAGAACTCCAGGAAGAACTGCTAAAAATCTGGAATGACCACCGTTGTACGGTCTTGATGATCACCCACGATATTGATGAAGCGTTGTTTTTAGCAGATCGACTGGTGATGATGACCAACGGCCCCGCTGCTAATATTGGTGAGATCATGACCATTCCCTTCCCTCGCCCCCGCGATCGCGCCCGGATTATGGAAGATCCGCACTACTACAAATTACGCAACCAAGCCCTTGATTTCCTCTACCACCGTTTCGCCCATGATGACGTTGGTTGA
- a CDS encoding IctB family putative bicarbonate transporter: protein MNLAWQQLTLANLSLAQWRGASYLYRLVGPLQAWRQSSWLVQWSEPIGALLLSLVFGLAPFVSNALLGVLLVACFGYWALLTVSDSSESKLSTPIHLLVLLYWGVSTVATALSPVKQAAIAGWGKLTLYLVLFALMARILRSPRLRSWVITLYLHVSLIVSVYGLQQWRLGTTALATWVDPESPLAKTTRVYSYLGNPNLLAGYLVPAVAFSLAACFAWRRWPAKALAVTMTLVNTSCLVLTFSRGGWIGLLAAVFGLLMLLTYWWSIYLPRFWQTFLLPMVLGGVAGFLVLAVLLVEPLRDRVTSIFAGRGDSSNNFRINVWVGVTRMIRDAPDHRLLPNYVLGVGPGNTVFNKIYPNYMVSPRYSALSAYSIILEILVETGVVGLACFAWLLLTTFTQGWLQLKRLRSLANREGLWLMAAIASLLGMLVHGLVDTVWYRPQVNTLWWLMIALIASYYVPRPRIDKHLATEQLNT, encoded by the coding sequence ATGAACTTAGCATGGCAACAGCTGACTCTCGCCAATCTATCACTGGCTCAGTGGCGAGGTGCGAGCTATTTATATCGACTAGTCGGTCCATTACAAGCTTGGCGGCAGAGTAGCTGGCTGGTTCAATGGTCGGAACCCATTGGAGCTTTATTGTTGAGCTTGGTCTTTGGCCTTGCTCCGTTTGTCTCTAATGCTTTGCTCGGGGTGTTGTTAGTTGCCTGTTTTGGCTATTGGGCACTTCTAACCGTTTCGGATTCCTCTGAGTCAAAACTCAGCACTCCCATTCACTTATTAGTGCTTTTGTACTGGGGTGTTTCCACAGTTGCAACGGCTTTATCTCCGGTGAAGCAAGCAGCGATCGCTGGCTGGGGCAAGCTAACCCTTTATTTAGTGTTGTTTGCTTTGATGGCACGCATTCTGCGATCGCCACGACTTCGCTCTTGGGTGATTACGCTCTACTTACATGTCTCTCTGATTGTTAGTGTGTATGGCTTGCAGCAGTGGCGCTTGGGCACAACCGCTTTAGCCACTTGGGTTGATCCAGAATCACCCCTGGCTAAAACCACCCGTGTCTATAGCTATCTGGGAAATCCCAACCTACTAGCAGGATATTTAGTTCCCGCTGTAGCTTTCAGTTTGGCAGCCTGCTTTGCTTGGCGACGGTGGCCCGCGAAGGCATTGGCTGTGACTATGACCCTAGTCAACACTAGCTGCTTAGTGCTGACCTTTAGTCGGGGTGGCTGGATTGGCTTACTCGCGGCTGTGTTTGGCTTGTTGATGCTGTTAACTTACTGGTGGAGTATTTACTTACCTCGCTTCTGGCAAACTTTTCTGCTGCCAATGGTTTTAGGAGGAGTTGCAGGTTTCTTAGTGCTGGCGGTGTTGCTGGTAGAGCCATTGCGCGATCGCGTCACCAGCATCTTTGCAGGTCGAGGAGACAGCAGCAATAACTTCCGCATCAATGTTTGGGTTGGGGTGACTCGGATGATCCGGGATGCTCCTGATCATCGGCTGCTTCCCAACTACGTCTTGGGTGTTGGACCTGGCAATACTGTGTTTAACAAAATCTATCCCAACTACATGGTGTCGCCTCGCTACAGTGCCTTGAGTGCTTACTCGATTATTTTAGAAATTTTGGTAGAGACGGGAGTGGTGGGTCTGGCTTGTTTTGCTTGGCTCTTGTTAACCACGTTTACTCAAGGCTGGCTGCAACTGAAACGTCTAAGAAGCCTAGCGAACCGGGAAGGCCTTTGGCTAATGGCTGCGATCGCCAGCCTCTTGGGTATGTTGGTGCATGGTCTCGTTGATACAGTGTGGTATCGGCCTCAAGTTAATACGCTTTGGTGGCTGATGATTGCGCTGATTGCTAGTTACTATGTGCCTCGACCTCGGATAGACAAACACTTAGCTACTGAGCAACTCAATACCTAA
- the smpB gene encoding SsrA-binding protein SmpB: MSKDSTGFKIVSDNRQARYQYEILETYETGIELRGTEVKAIRAGQVNLRDGFALVRDGEVLLLNVHISPHATTNQAFNHDPRRTRKLLMHREEIRKLIGKVEQQGLTLVPLKMYLKRGWVKIDLALVKGKKLHDKREDVKRRDDKRDMERAMKSY; encoded by the coding sequence ATGAGTAAGGATAGTACAGGTTTCAAAATTGTTAGCGATAACCGTCAAGCTCGGTATCAGTACGAGATTTTAGAAACCTATGAAACGGGTATTGAACTGAGGGGCACTGAGGTCAAAGCGATTCGAGCGGGACAAGTCAATTTGCGAGATGGATTTGCTTTAGTGCGCGACGGAGAAGTGTTGTTGCTGAATGTCCACATCTCTCCTCACGCCACCACCAACCAAGCGTTTAACCACGACCCCCGCCGCACCCGCAAACTATTGATGCATCGCGAAGAAATTCGCAAGCTGATTGGCAAAGTGGAGCAACAAGGATTAACCTTAGTGCCGCTAAAAATGTATCTGAAGCGTGGTTGGGTCAAGATTGACCTGGCGCTAGTCAAGGGTAAGAAATTGCACGACAAACGCGAAGATGTGAAGCGTCGTGACGACAAACGAGACATGGAACGGGCCATGAAAAGTTATTAG